From one Thermoplasmatales archaeon genomic stretch:
- the larE gene encoding ATP-dependent sacrificial sulfur transferase LarE yields MLNDKLEKLEKILKDMGRFIIAYSGGVDSTFLLAVSRKVIGKENLLAVTAQTEVESKEDIEDAKKICKLLDVSHEVINYSLLENINFSSNPFNRCYFCKKILIKKLKEIAEERNFNWIADGTNAEDEEDIRYGKIALAEEGVRSPLKEAGLRKEEIRYISKEMGIPIWNKASNACLASRIPIDVPITTASLKRIEEGEKLLKKFGFNVVRLRDHFPIARIELEEIEKIFQKEIREEIIKGLKELGYKFITIDLEGYRFACFHR; encoded by the coding sequence ATGTTAAATGATAAGCTGGAAAAATTGGAGAAAATTTTAAAAGATATGGGTCGCTTTATAATTGCATATTCTGGAGGAGTTGATTCAACATTTCTTCTTGCTGTTTCAAGAAAAGTTATTGGAAAAGAAAATTTACTCGCTGTAACAGCTCAAACAGAAGTAGAAAGCAAAGAGGATATTGAAGATGCAAAAAAAATTTGCAAGCTTTTAGATGTTAGCCATGAAGTAATTAACTACTCATTGCTTGAAAACATTAATTTTTCATCCAATCCTTTCAACAGATGTTATTTTTGCAAAAAAATTCTTATTAAAAAATTGAAAGAAATTGCTGAAGAAAGAAATTTTAATTGGATTGCAGATGGAACAAATGCTGAAGATGAGGAAGATATAAGATACGGGAAAATAGCTCTTGCTGAAGAAGGAGTAAGAAGCCCGCTAAAAGAGGCAGGGCTGAGGAAAGAAGAGATAAGATACATATCAAAGGAAATGGGAATTCCAATATGGAATAAAGCATCCAATGCTTGTTTAGCTTCGAGAATTCCAATTGATGTGCCCATAACAACTGCTTCCCTTAAAAGAATCGAGGAAGGAGAAAAATTGCTGAAAAAATTTGGCTTCAATGTTGTAAGGCTTAGAGACCACTTTCCTATTGCAAGAATAGAACTGGAAGAAATTGAGAAAATTTTTCAAAAAGAGATAAGAGAGGAAATTATAAAGGGACTAAAAGAGCTTGGATATAAATTTATTACAATTGATTTGGAAGGATATAGATTTGCATGTTTTCATAGATGA
- a CDS encoding anion transporter, protein MLSIIILAIVFILIAIRRIGKINLQIWQIMLFGAIAVLLTGQISPLNALRAIDVDVMLFLFGMFVVGSALEKSGYLMEISDKLFSRVKSIDQLLLLILFTMGFLSAILMNDTIAIIGTPLMLILSKKYKVEAKLLLLTLAFAVTIGSTASPIGNPQNLLIAGKLHDPFSTFFKYLFIPSIINIFIAYIILKIFWRKKLKIEKCHQEEKMEGDATLSKLCKISILIILIMIFMRIIGINIKLVYIATFACLPILIFSRIRIEIIKKVDWQTLIFFASMFIVTKSAWEGGFFQKMMGSASIETIFLTSTIFSQFISNVPLVALYLPMLPASSIKEMMALAGGSTLAGNLSILGAASNVIIIQSAEKRGTTITLFEFAKVGIPLTILNVLVCWLFILFI, encoded by the coding sequence ATGCTTTCAATAATAATACTTGCAATAGTTTTCATTCTAATAGCAATAAGGAGAATAGGAAAAATTAATCTCCAGATATGGCAGATAATGCTTTTCGGTGCAATAGCAGTATTGCTTACAGGACAAATTTCCCCTTTAAATGCTTTAAGAGCAATAGATGTTGATGTAATGCTTTTTCTTTTTGGAATGTTTGTTGTTGGCTCAGCTTTAGAAAAAAGTGGCTATCTGATGGAAATTTCAGATAAACTTTTCAGCAGAGTAAAATCTATTGACCAACTTCTATTACTTATATTATTTACAATGGGTTTTCTTTCAGCAATTCTTATGAATGATACAATTGCAATTATAGGCACACCACTGATGCTTATTTTATCAAAAAAATATAAGGTCGAGGCGAAGTTGCTTTTATTAACACTTGCATTCGCTGTAACAATAGGAAGCACTGCAAGCCCTATAGGAAATCCCCAAAACCTTTTAATTGCTGGAAAACTCCATGATCCTTTTTCAACCTTTTTTAAATATCTTTTTATTCCATCAATAATAAACATTTTCATAGCCTATATAATCCTGAAAATTTTCTGGAGAAAAAAATTAAAAATAGAGAAATGCCATCAGGAAGAAAAAATGGAAGGAGATGCAACCCTTTCCAAACTCTGCAAAATTTCTATTTTAATTATTTTAATTATGATATTTATGAGAATAATCGGAATAAACATAAAACTTGTATATATAGCAACATTTGCATGTTTGCCCATACTAATATTCAGCAGGATTAGAATTGAAATAATAAAAAAAGTTGATTGGCAAACCCTAATTTTCTTTGCATCGATGTTCATAGTTACAAAAAGTGCATGGGAAGGCGGTTTCTTCCAGAAAATGATGGGAAGCGCATCAATCGAGACAATTTTTCTTACAAGCACAATTTTCAGCCAGTTCATCTCAAATGTTCCACTTGTCGCTCTCTACCTCCCGATGCTCCCAGCAAGCTCAATAAAGGAGATGATGGCGCTCGCGGGCGGCTCCACGCTCGCTGGCAATCTCTCCATATTGGGGGCGGCGAGCAATGTGATAATAATTCAGAGTGCAGAGAAGAGGGGGACGACAATTACTTTATTTGAGTTTGCGAAGGTTGGAATTCCGCTCACGATTTTGAATGTTCTTGTTTGCTGGCTATTCATACTATTTATCTAA
- a CDS encoding SDR family oxidoreductase produces the protein MLKGKRAIITGASRGIGKATAILFAKNGAKVGINYLKSEEEAKKVLNEVKKLSDGILLKGNVSDFKEAKRLVEKFVKKFGGVDILINNAGIYKRKKFDNLSEEEWDETIKFNLKSSFNMCKCCLPYMKKGKIIFISSQLALRGSSHGAHYAASKSALLGLMRSLAIELAPDINVNAIAPGIIDTDIIANYSEEERRRRVNEIPLKRIGLPDDVANVCLFLASNLSDYITGETINVNGGLYIA, from the coding sequence ATGCTGAAAGGTAAGAGGGCAATAATAACTGGAGCAAGCCGCGGGATAGGAAAGGCAACCGCAATTCTTTTTGCAAAAAATGGTGCAAAAGTTGGGATAAATTATTTAAAAAGTGAAGAAGAAGCAAAGAAGGTTTTGAATGAAGTAAAAAAACTTTCAGATGGAATTTTGCTCAAAGGAAATGTATCAGATTTTAAGGAAGCAAAAAGATTAGTTGAAAAATTTGTTAAGAAATTTGGAGGAGTTGATATTTTAATAAACAATGCAGGGATATATAAGAGAAAAAAATTTGATAATTTAAGCGAGGAAGAATGGGATGAAACAATAAAATTTAATCTTAAATCATCTTTCAACATGTGCAAATGCTGCCTGCCTTATATGAAAAAAGGAAAAATAATCTTCATTTCCTCCCAGCTAGCATTAAGGGGCTCTTCTCATGGAGCGCACTATGCTGCTTCAAAGTCCGCGCTTTTGGGACTTATGAGAAGCTTGGCAATAGAACTTGCTCCAGATATAAATGTGAATGCAATTGCTCCTGGTATAATAGATACAGATATCATAGCAAACTACAGCGAGGAGGAAAGGAGGCGCAGGGTGAATGAAATACCTCTTAAAAGAATTGGATTACCAGATGATGTTGCAAATGTATGCCTCTTTCTTGCGAGCAATCTCTCAGATTATATTACTGGCGAAACAATAAATGTAAATGGCGGACTTTATATAGCATGA
- a CDS encoding 6,7-dimethyl-8-ribityllumazine synthase: MKEEIKIGIVVSEFNYDITMMMLERAKEHADFLGAKVVKILKVPGVFEIPLGVKSIMKNVDGVVAIGTVIHGETKHDEVVMHNACRKIMDLSVEYGKPVGLAITGHGITRLQAEERIDRAKDAVEAVVKMCRLLKC, from the coding sequence ATGAAGGAAGAAATAAAAATAGGAATAGTTGTGTCAGAGTTCAACTATGATATAACAATGATGATGCTTGAAAGAGCGAAAGAGCACGCAGATTTTCTTGGAGCAAAGGTTGTTAAAATATTAAAAGTGCCTGGTGTTTTTGAAATACCTCTTGGGGTTAAAAGCATTATGAAGAATGTTGATGGTGTTGTTGCAATTGGAACAGTCATTCATGGAGAAACAAAGCATGATGAAGTTGTTATGCACAATGCCTGCAGGAAAATAATGGATTTATCGGTAGAATATGGAAAGCCTGTTGGCTTGGCAATAACGGGACACGGAATAACAAGATTGCAGGCGGAGGAAAGAATAGACAGGGCAAAAGATGCGGTTGAGGCAGTAGTTAAAATGTGCAGATTGCTAAAATGCTGA
- a CDS encoding radical SAM protein: MPKKSFYTKKIAKGCKICQKGAKLVLLITGLCSSACFYCPLSEKKKGKDVIYANEKLVEKKEDIIEEADLIDAEGTGITGGDPLLVIDRTVDAIKMLKDYFGSAHHIHLYTSTFDIEKIKEIEKAGLDEIRFHPHTEHWKNIEEINFGELIKNCGIDKGVEIPLIPHLKDETIKLLEDLQKYDIDFVNLNELEFSVTNVDELSKYGYVAKNDISSAAKGSEEMAYELVERNFSIPIHYCSSSFKDAIQLRKRIERRARNVAKIYEIITEDGTLLKGVIFAEKDKLDEIIKKFEIDEKLIVWDEKKKRIETSPFILEEIVDYLPYKCCIIEEYPTADRLEVEITPLN, from the coding sequence ATGCCAAAAAAGTCATTTTATACAAAAAAAATTGCAAAAGGATGCAAGATTTGCCAGAAGGGAGCGAAGCTTGTTTTACTTATAACTGGATTGTGCTCCTCAGCCTGCTTTTATTGCCCCCTTTCAGAAAAGAAAAAGGGAAAGGATGTTATATACGCAAATGAAAAACTTGTTGAAAAAAAAGAGGATATAATTGAGGAAGCAGATCTCATAGATGCGGAAGGAACCGGCATAACGGGTGGCGACCCCCTGCTTGTAATTGATAGAACTGTTGATGCAATAAAAATGCTAAAGGATTATTTTGGCTCAGCCCATCATATTCATCTCTATACTTCAACATTTGATATTGAGAAAATTAAAGAGATTGAAAAAGCGGGCTTAGATGAAATAAGATTTCATCCACATACTGAGCATTGGAAAAATATAGAGGAAATAAATTTTGGGGAATTGATTAAAAATTGTGGAATTGATAAAGGGGTTGAAATTCCTCTCATACCTCATTTAAAAGATGAAACAATTAAACTTCTTGAAGATTTGCAGAAATATGATATTGATTTTGTAAATTTAAATGAGCTTGAATTTTCGGTAACAAATGTTGATGAGCTGAGTAAATATGGATATGTTGCAAAAAATGATATTTCATCGGCTGCAAAGGGAAGTGAGGAAATGGCCTATGAGCTTGTGGAGAGAAATTTTTCAATTCCTATTCATTACTGCTCCTCTTCTTTTAAAGATGCAATTCAGTTAAGGAAGAGAATAGAGAGAAGGGCGAGGAATGTTGCAAAAATTTATGAAATTATAACTGAAGATGGAACACTTCTTAAAGGAGTAATTTTTGCTGAAAAAGATAAGCTTGATGAAATAATTAAAAAATTTGAAATAGACGAAAAATTGATTGTATGGGATGAGAAAAAAAAGAGAATAGAAACATCTCCCTTTATTTTGGAAGAGATAGTTGATTACTTGCCATACAAATGCTGCATTATCGAGGAGTATCCAACCGCTGATAGACTTGAAGTGGAGATAACCCCTCTTAACTAA
- a CDS encoding beta-lactamase family protein yields MKKIAVFCMVILLLITFSSGKILKNSKIYSNDFDNKIEKIMEIAHFSSLSACIVKGDEVVWSKGYGIYDRENNKKANENVIYLVASISKTITATAIMQLYEKGLLGLDDDVNNYLPFNLRNPNYPDKPITIRMLLAHQSSLASDPPAFYCHFPATLNFSGYPYPWLEEYLIPGGINYKPQVWADYAPGEEMNYANVGYSLLGYIVEIVSMQNFEDYCRKNIFDPIGMENTSFILWNLNVSNVAVPYVFEGEYYPLLHYSIIDYPAGGLRTNVISLSKFLIAHMNGGVYEGVRILGEESVEEMHKVQYESKKYNFQYGLGWQIWKRGNETYIGHTGGLYGVATDMKFRAKDKVGIIFFTNKEVYNLREIVAFSLIEKLLFMKADGIKKLKIGEVEEIVKENMNLLRFNEEGEIKDIIRNFIKEAGI; encoded by the coding sequence ATGAAAAAAATAGCAGTATTTTGCATGGTAATTTTGCTTTTAATAACATTTTCAAGTGGGAAAATATTGAAAAATTCAAAAATTTATTCAAATGATTTCGATAATAAAATTGAAAAAATAATGGAAATCGCTCATTTTTCATCTCTTTCAGCATGCATAGTTAAAGGCGATGAAGTTGTATGGAGTAAGGGATATGGAATTTATGATAGAGAAAATAATAAAAAAGCGAATGAAAATGTAATATACTTAGTTGCGTCGATATCAAAAACAATAACAGCAACCGCTATAATGCAATTATATGAAAAAGGTTTATTGGGCTTGGATGATGATGTTAATAATTATCTTCCCTTCAATTTAAGAAATCCAAATTATCCAGATAAACCAATTACAATAAGAATGCTACTCGCCCATCAATCAAGCCTGGCGAGCGACCCGCCTGCCTTCTATTGCCATTTTCCTGCAACTCTGAATTTTTCTGGATATCCATATCCATGGCTTGAGGAATATTTGATACCAGGAGGGATAAATTATAAGCCACAGGTATGGGCTGATTATGCGCCAGGAGAGGAGATGAATTATGCAAATGTTGGTTATTCCTTGCTTGGATATATTGTGGAGATAGTTTCTATGCAAAACTTTGAAGATTACTGCAGAAAAAACATTTTTGATCCAATTGGTATGGAAAATACAAGTTTCATTTTATGGAATTTAAATGTAAGCAATGTTGCAGTTCCATATGTTTTTGAAGGTGAATATTATCCATTGCTCCATTACAGCATAATTGATTACCCAGCTGGCGGGCTTCGCACAAATGTAATTAGTTTATCAAAATTTTTGATAGCACATATGAATGGGGGAGTATATGAAGGAGTAAGAATACTCGGCGAGGAGAGTGTTGAAGAAATGCATAAAGTGCAATATGAAAGCAAAAAATATAATTTTCAATATGGTTTGGGATGGCAGATATGGAAAAGAGGAAATGAAACCTATATAGGGCATACCGGTGGGCTCTATGGTGTTGCAACAGATATGAAATTTAGAGCAAAAGATAAAGTTGGAATAATATTCTTTACAAATAAAGAAGTCTATAATTTGAGGGAAATAGTCGCATTTTCTCTGATAGAAAAATTGCTTTTCATGAAAGCTGATGGAATTAAAAAATTAAAAATAGGAGAGGTTGAAGAAATAGTTAAAGAAAATATGAATTTATTGAGATTTAATGAGGAAGGAGAAATAAAAGATATTATCAGAAATTTTATCAAAGAGGCGGGAATTTAG
- a CDS encoding response regulator, with translation MLSKLGNRRLILVIEDDELIQDLIKRYLASLNVEIVSAYDGEEGIEKYKYLIEKGKKPDIVIVDIGLPFKNGIEATKEILNIDPSAKIYGFTAFYGTEKARKLIEAGAKKIISRSVGFETFRTIIEEDLKKEEIVK, from the coding sequence ATGCTATCAAAATTAGGAAACAGGAGATTAATACTCGTAATAGAGGATGATGAGTTGATACAGGATCTGATAAAAAGATATTTAGCAAGCTTGAATGTTGAAATAGTTTCTGCTTATGATGGTGAGGAAGGAATTGAAAAATATAAATATCTGATTGAAAAAGGAAAAAAGCCAGATATTGTTATAGTTGATATAGGGTTACCATTCAAAAATGGAATTGAGGCAACTAAAGAAATTTTAAACATTGATCCATCTGCAAAAATTTACGGTTTTACTGCTTTTTATGGAACAGAAAAAGCAAGAAAGTTAATAGAAGCGGGAGCAAAAAAGATAATATCTCGCTCTGTTGGCTTTGAAACATTTAGAACCATAATAGAGGAAGATTTAAAAAAGGAAGAAATAGTCAAATAA
- a CDS encoding nitroreductase family protein, which produces MKKIIFLTILLLFSSSGDYIFLPPPYLPEIVLEDAISRRVSIREFSEKEISMENISSLLWATSKISSIDGRDAVNIYVIMKEGVYKYIPLNHSLKIFRKGDFRWVGDYDSAYIKIGLTWNKSRGKNENFSAFQMGSIGQNIYFISNSLGLGTVTTAGKAYELYYIGLPIDEKPLIIMPVGYPLKPYNFSYSPYNTSLPFPERGRKSLVDAMTEENIEAFLYGGLNEREISQLLWASYGYSYFFDASQGWRHRTVPSSHATYPLEIFFANSSGFFHYMPANHSLETIIEGDVRSEVEPSWARNADLIFVYLNESKAGSSWAWFYEAGAIWQNLLLEATSLNLSANAIHNFMIGEKLNFEGLKPLLIIGAGKKYVEDFEKPVVKIIYPEKGFIYAFGKKLMPSKNTVIIGKIEAKIELEEDALLLVEYRIDGKILGEQYIEPLSFNLPHSLFKKSYFEVFAYDYSRNNASDGMEYVKIL; this is translated from the coding sequence ATGAAAAAAATAATTTTTCTAACAATTTTGCTTTTATTTTCCTCATCCGGCGATTATATCTTTTTACCACCTCCATATCTACCAGAAATTGTTCTTGAAGATGCCATTTCAAGAAGAGTTTCAATAAGAGAATTTTCTGAAAAAGAAATATCCATGGAAAACATTTCCTCTCTTTTATGGGCAACCTCAAAAATATCAAGCATAGATGGGAGGGATGCGGTAAATATTTATGTGATAATGAAAGAAGGGGTGTATAAATATATTCCTTTAAATCATTCCTTAAAAATTTTCAGAAAAGGAGATTTCAGATGGGTAGGGGATTATGATTCTGCTTATATAAAAATAGGACTGACATGGAATAAAAGCCGTGGAAAAAATGAGAATTTTTCAGCATTTCAAATGGGGAGCATCGGGCAGAACATATATTTTATTTCAAATTCTCTTGGCCTGGGAACCGTAACAACAGCTGGAAAGGCATATGAACTTTATTATATTGGCTTGCCAATTGATGAGAAGCCACTTATAATTATGCCCGTTGGCTATCCGTTAAAACCATACAATTTTTCCTATTCTCCCTATAACACTTCCCTTCCATTTCCAGAAAGAGGCAGAAAAAGTTTGGTCGATGCAATGACCGAAGAAAATATAGAAGCATTTTTATATGGAGGGCTTAACGAAAGAGAAATATCTCAGTTGCTATGGGCTTCCTATGGCTACTCCTACTTTTTCGACGCCTCGCAGGGTTGGCGCCACCGCACTGTGCCGAGCTCGCATGCTACTTATCCTCTTGAAATATTTTTTGCAAATTCATCTGGATTTTTCCATTATATGCCGGCAAATCATTCTCTTGAAACAATAATTGAAGGAGATGTGAGAAGTGAGGTCGAGCCATCTTGGGCGAGAAATGCTGATTTGATTTTTGTTTATCTTAATGAAAGCAAGGCGGGTAGCTCATGGGCATGGTTTTATGAGGCGGGCGCAATCTGGCAGAATTTATTGCTTGAAGCAACCTCTTTGAATCTTTCAGCAAATGCAATTCATAATTTTATGATAGGGGAAAAATTGAATTTTGAAGGATTGAAGCCATTGCTTATTATAGGAGCTGGTAAAAAATATGTAGAAGACTTTGAGAAGCCGGTTGTAAAAATAATTTATCCTGAAAAAGGCTTTATTTATGCTTTTGGAAAAAAGTTGATGCCATCAAAAAATACGGTTATTATAGGGAAAATTGAAGCAAAAATTGAGTTAGAGGAAGATGCTTTACTTCTTGTTGAATACAGGATAGATGGAAAAATTTTAGGAGAGCAATATATTGAGCCATTATCATTTAATCTGCCTCATTCATTATTTAAAAAATCTTATTTTGAAGTTTTTGCATATGATTACTCCAGAAATAATGCAAGTGATGGAATGGAATATGTTAAAATTTTATAA
- a CDS encoding dihydroorotate dehydrogenase electron transfer subunit — protein MQICEIKEIVENSPYHKTFFFSCDKLKKALPGQFIMLWLPGIDEIPMSLSYIGSRQAITVERVGEATEKLHRMKEGDKVGIRGAYGNGFRAIGKKALFVAGGTGVAPLMPLIRKYKGEKHVILGARNKELLLFLDELEEIAEIYISTDDGSIGFKGFASDVAEKIMEEENFDVVYTCGPEIMMKKILDLCKKNKIRMQASLERYMKCGVGICDSCAIDGYHVCKDGPVFDDKILEKIKDFGKFKRNEAGKRIKI, from the coding sequence ATGCAAATCTGCGAAATAAAAGAAATTGTGGAAAACTCACCATACCATAAAACATTTTTCTTTTCATGTGATAAATTGAAAAAAGCCTTGCCAGGCCAGTTCATAATGCTATGGCTGCCAGGAATAGATGAAATACCAATGTCATTAAGCTATATAGGAAGCAGGCAGGCAATAACAGTGGAAAGAGTTGGAGAAGCAACAGAAAAACTTCATCGCATGAAAGAAGGAGATAAAGTTGGAATAAGGGGAGCATATGGAAATGGCTTCCGCGCAATCGGCAAAAAAGCCCTTTTTGTGGCTGGCGGCACGGGCGTTGCGCCGCTGATGCCACTAATAAGAAAATATAAAGGAGAGAAGCATGTTATTCTTGGTGCAAGGAATAAGGAATTGCTTCTTTTTTTGGATGAACTTGAGGAGATTGCTGAAATTTATATCTCAACAGATGATGGGAGTATTGGCTTCAAAGGATTTGCAAGCGATGTTGCAGAAAAGATTATGGAGGAGGAAAATTTTGATGTTGTATATACCTGCGGGCCAGAAATAATGATGAAGAAAATTCTTGATTTGTGCAAAAAAAATAAGATAAGAATGCAAGCGAGTTTGGAAAGATATATGAAATGCGGGGTTGGGATATGCGATTCATGCGCAATAGATGGATATCATGTTTGTAAGGATGGCCCTGTTTTCGACGATAAAATTTTAGAGAAAATTAAAGATTTTGGAAAATTCAAGAGAAATGAGGCGGGTAAAAGAATAAAGATATAG
- a CDS encoding NUDIX hydrolase, translating to MKPSLAVDGVLIKNRKVLLVKRKNEPFKEKWALPGGFVEYGERVEEAIIRELKEETGMNVRIKKLFGVYSDPDRDPRGHVISIVFLVESEDEPKAGDDAVDARFFDLDNLPELAFDHKKIIEEVMKYGM from the coding sequence ATGAAGCCGAGTTTAGCAGTTGATGGGGTTTTAATAAAAAATAGAAAGGTTCTTTTGGTAAAGAGGAAAAATGAGCCATTCAAGGAAAAATGGGCTTTACCAGGTGGCTTTGTTGAGTATGGTGAAAGAGTGGAGGAAGCAATAATCAGGGAATTAAAGGAAGAAACTGGAATGAATGTAAGAATTAAAAAATTATTTGGAGTTTATTCCGATCCAGATAGAGATCCAAGAGGGCATGTAATATCAATAGTATTTTTAGTTGAATCTGAGGATGAGCCAAAAGCTGGAGATGATGCGGTTGATGCAAGATTTTTTGATTTAGATAATTTGCCAGAACTTGCTTTTGATCATAAAAAAATAATAGAAGAGGTGATGAAATATGGAATGTAA